A region from the Paraburkholderia youngii genome encodes:
- a CDS encoding transporter substrate-binding domain-containing protein: MKKAALAMLGALAGVLMHVGVANAQSTAAAPSRLDDIINRGTIRACTTGDYKPYSFYKGDGQFEGIDIDMAESLAKSLGVKVEFVKTSWSNLMNDFVAKCDIGIGGVSPTLERQKHAFFTQAYMIDGKTPIVRCDDVNKYQTVAQIDQPSTRVIVNPGGTNEKFAKQYFTHANVTVYPDNVTIFKQILAGKADVMVTDASETLLQQKLNPGLCSVHPDKPFQYGEKAWLLPRGDVAFQQYVDQWLHLARATGEYQAISDKWLK; encoded by the coding sequence ATGAAGAAGGCAGCACTCGCAATGCTCGGCGCGCTCGCCGGCGTCCTGATGCATGTCGGCGTGGCCAACGCCCAAAGCACCGCGGCCGCGCCGTCCAGGCTCGACGACATCATCAACCGCGGCACGATACGCGCCTGCACTACCGGCGACTACAAGCCGTACTCGTTCTACAAAGGCGATGGCCAGTTCGAGGGCATTGATATCGACATGGCTGAGTCGCTCGCGAAGTCGCTCGGCGTGAAGGTCGAGTTCGTCAAGACGTCGTGGTCGAACCTGATGAACGACTTCGTCGCGAAGTGCGACATCGGCATCGGCGGTGTGTCGCCGACGCTCGAGCGCCAGAAGCATGCGTTCTTCACTCAGGCTTACATGATCGACGGTAAGACGCCGATCGTCCGTTGCGACGACGTCAACAAATATCAGACGGTCGCGCAGATCGATCAACCGTCCACGCGAGTGATCGTCAACCCGGGTGGCACCAACGAGAAGTTCGCGAAGCAATACTTCACGCACGCGAACGTGACCGTTTATCCGGACAACGTGACGATCTTCAAACAGATTCTCGCGGGCAAGGCGGACGTGATGGTAACGGATGCGTCGGAGACCTTGCTACAGCAGAAGCTCAATCCCGGCCTATGCTCGGTGCATCCGGACAAGCCGTTCCAGTACGGCGAGAAGGCATGGCTGCTGCCGCGCGGCGACGTCGCGTTCCAGCAATACGTCGATCAGTGGCTGCACCTCGCCCGAGCGACCGGCGAGTATCAGGCTATTTCGGACAAGTGGTTGAAATAG